The DNA segment CGAGAAGTCGCTGCCGCTTCTTGATCTCACGGAGGTTCCTCCTCATGAGATTCTTCGCCTGCATGACGGCGGTGATGTAGAGCCACCCGGCAAGGGTGGGGCGTGTGTGGAGAAAGGCGGCCCGCCGCGCCAGCAGGATGAAGACCGCCTGGGATACCTCCGCCGCCGCCCCGTCATCCCCTGCCACCCGCCGTGCCGCTGCATGGACCATCCCGGCATGGCGCTCCACCAGCGACCGGAACGCCGCCTCCCTGCGGGTCGTCAGCCAGTCCGCGAGAAGCTCGCCATCGGTGGGTTCGGAATTCGCCATTCACCTGTTATCTGTCCTGTCACCCTTCCGGAGGGACAAAAAATTTCGATGATCCTGAATTTTTCCCGACCCGCAGGGCATCGTTTTTCAAAGTCGCCATTGGAGGATCAATCGGGTGGGTGGAAAATTTTAACGGATTAGTACGGCCCTCCGTACTATCCGGACCCACTACTAAATCAGCCGTAGTTTTCGGTTTGACCCTACCACATCTTGTCATATTATCGGCCCGTTGCTTCCGGTACTCCATGCGTTGCGTTCAATGCGGTTCTCTCAAAGACAAAGTCCTCGACTCCCGGTCGTCGAAGGATGGCACGTCGATCCGCCGCCGCCGCGAGTGCCTGAACTGCACCTACCGCTACACGACCTACGAACAGATCGAACGGACGGAGCTGCGGGTCGTGAAACGCGACGGCACCCGCGAAGCCCTCAACCGCGAGAAGCTGATGGGTGGCCTGATCAAAGCCTGCGAAAAGCGCCCCGTTTCCATGGACCGGCTGGACCGCGCCGTGGAGGAGATCCTGACCGACCTGCACAAGGACCACGTGAGCGAGGTGCCGTCCCACATCATCGGTTCCAAGGTGATGGACAAGCTGCACCAGATCGATCCCGTGGCCTACGTGCGCTACGTTTCGGTCTACCGCCAGTTCGAGGATGTGAACGAGTTCATCCAGGAAATCCAGTCCCTCTCCCGTCGCGCGACACGTGACACCATGCAACGCCGTCTCCCCCTCTGACATTCACCCCCGCATCCACCCAACCTCTCACCCCCTCTCCCTGACCACGACAGCTTCCTCCCCGTGATTTCATTCATTGGCAACCGCCCAGCCATCCAAATCGGACGCCACCAGGTGTTCGACTACGATCCCGCGTGGCTGGATGACGCCATCATCCGCGCGGCGAAGGCGGCGGACCAGAATGATTTCCCGTTTGTCACGGAGATCCGCAGCGGGATCACCCAATACCTGGAGGAGGCGTGCAAGCTGCGGTTGCTGCACCTGCATGACCTGTTCGAAAAGGTGCGCAAGATGCTGGTGAAGATCGGCTGCCACCACATCGCGGAGCACCTGCAGCCGCTGGCGCCACCGCTGACCATCTCTCTGGTCCATGCGGCCATGGAGGCCGGCACCGGCTACGAGCTGGCATTTTTCGAGAAACTCCGCACGGAGCTGGAGGAACTGCGCAGCCACGGCGCGGAAGAGATCCGCTTTACAGGCCTGCGCGAATGCGTGCTGATCCTCCGCAGCGCGAAGAAGTGGGACAAGCGCTGCGAGGCGGTGCTCCAGGAGGTGGAGGCGTTCCTGAAAAGCTGGGACACCTTCGCCGCTTGACAATGGAAAACGGGGCACCGCGATCCGCGATGCCCCGCCACCAGCCAACCAGGCAACGGTTCCAATCAGAAATTCACCTTCACGCCGGCCACCACGCCGCGGCCATGGAGCGGAACACTGTCCTTGAGGAATGAGGTGTGCTCGCGCGCCTCCTCATCGGTGAGGTTCACCCCCTTGATGTAAAGGTCAGTGGTCACCGGACCGCTGGTGATCGTGTAGCTGAGGACGGCGTTGAACATCACGTAGCTGTCCGTGGGCAGCTCGTTGTCCGCCGTTTCCGCCTGGTGGGCGGAGAACACGCTTTCAAGACGTGCCCCGAAGGCACCCTTTTTGTAGTCCAGTGCGGCACTGGCATGGAAGGGGGAGATGCGTGGCAGGGGGTCGCCCGTTTTCCGGTCGTTGGCCTGCACATAGTCGGCGCGCAGATCCACATTCAGGTGGTCCTCCGCGGTCTCTCCGGCAATCACCGGTCCCAGCAGATGGAAGGTGGTCTCCACCTCCGCGCCGAAGAACTCCGCATCCGTCGCCTGGTAGGCGTAGATGGGCAGACCGCCGAGCGAAACACCACCCGTCGGGAACAGGCCGATGTAGTCGTTGAAGCGGTTGTAGAACACGGTCACCGCTCCGGTCACGCTGCCGGTGACCTTGCGGAAGGAAAGATCGAAGCCGAGCGACTTCTCCGTGCGGAGTCCGTCATCACCCACTTCGAAGGCACCCGTCGCGACATGGGGGCCACCGGCATAGAGTTCCTGATAGGTCGGCGCGCGCTCCGTCCATGAGGCGGAAAGGGCGACCTTGTAGTTGTCGTTCGGCGTGAAGACGATCCCGAGCGATCCGCTCAGGGTGTCGAAGTTCCTTTCCCGGTCCGGGCCGAAGTCCACATCCGCGCTCGCCTTCGCGTTGGTATGGTCGTAACGGAGGCCGCCCTCCAACCTCCAGTGATCCGAAAGCTCCATCTCCTCGAAGAGGAAAGCGGAGTGCCCGTGCGTCAGCACATGCGGGAGGAACTTTTCATCGCCCACCGCCTCGAAGTCGCTGCGCTGGACCTGATAACCGAAGGTGCCTTGCAGCGGTCCCCATTTCTCATGGGAAAGCTCGACCCGGCCATCATAGCCATCGTTGGTGAAGGTCGTCCCCGGATCCGGTCCTTCGAACTCGGTGTGTTCGTAGTTGGAGGTGGCGAAGCGGTACTTGATCTCCCGGATGCCCTGGAGCGGCTCATAGAACGCCCCGTGGAAATCCCAGCGGCGCTGGCGCATGTCGATGCTCACTTCCTTCTCCACCGGTGAACCGTAGTCCGTGTCAAAACCGGAGTAGGCCAGGCCGAAGTAGCCGCCATCCCAGACATAGGACGCCCCCGCGGAGAAGCCTTCCGTGTTGAACCAACTGTTTTCCAGCGTTCCGCGTTCATCGTTTTCCGGGGCACCCGGATTCGCGTCACGGAAACGCTTCGAGCGGGCGTAGCCGGGAATCTCCAGTTCCTCGATGTTCCGTTTGTAACCTTCCAGGTGCCACGCGAACCCGCCGACGCCGCCCTCCAGTTCGAAGTCCGATGCGATGCCGTTGTCCGCGGAGCTGGCACGGGTGCCCACGCTGCCCCTCACCCATTCGCCGATCCTCTCGGACGGGATGCGGTTGTCCGTGACATTCACCACGCCGCCGATGGCATTCGGCCCGAAAAGCACGGTCGCCGGGCCGCGGACGACCTCGATCTTCGAGACGCTCACCGGATCGAAGCTCACCGCATGGTCGAAGCTCGTCGCGGAGGCATCGATGGTGTTGAGGCCGTTCTGCAGCACCCGGATGCGGTCGCCGTCCAGGCCACGGATCACCGGGCGGCTGGACGCCGGGCCGAAGTAGGTCGAACGGACGCCGGGCTGCGTCGCCAGCGTTTCGCCGAGGGTTGCCTCAAGGTTGAGGAGAAGGTCCCTCCCTTCCAGCACGGTGACCGGCTGCGCCAGATCGGACGCGCTTTCCCCGAGCCTGCTGGCACTCACCGTGATCTCCCCCAGTTCCGGAGCTTCCGGGGTGGTCTGAGCGGATGCCACCGAGGGCACCAGGAACGCGGCGGGGATGAACATCAGGAAACGGGAGATCTTCATGGAGGTGGTGCCGCTGACTCTCATCCAGCGAAAAACCGTCCGTCAACTACCTTTGTATGTTTTTTGCATTTGATAAAAACTTACCTCAATCAAACTTTCCGAAATTGATCCGCGAAGAGATCCGGTGGAGAGTGCCATCGATGAAACCATGGGCTGTCCTTTCCCTGCTCCTCACATCGACCGCTCCGCTGCTGGCAAATGGCGGCGGATACCTGCGTGGCGGCATCACCCATGCCGGTGACCTCACCACCTTCGAGCCGCAGGCGACGGGCAACATCCGCATGGTGGATGAGAAGCTCAACATCGGATTCGGCAAGGAGGAAGCCAAGGTGGAGATCCACTACCTCCTCAGGAACCAGACGAAGGAGAAGGTCAAGGTGCGCTTCGGCTTCCCGGTGGAGGAGGTGTTCGACAACGACATGATCGACGAGGAGAGGACCGCCCATCCGGAAGGGAACAAGGCACAGGTCACCCCGAAGTATTGCCAGGACTACGTGATCACCGCGCGCGACAAGAAGATCACGGCGAAATGGCAGGGCGAGGAAAAGCAGTCCGAGGACGAGCGGTTCAAGGGCATCGCCGGTTGGTTGGTGTCTGAAATCACGTTCGAACCGGATCAGGAAATCCCCGTCTCCATCCGGTTCCGCAGCGGCTATGTCTCGGAAGACTGGAGCGTGAGTGATGACTCCCACAGGACCGCCTCCATTTTCAAATACCGTCTGTCATCCGCCGCCGTATGGGCCGGAACCATCGGCAACGGAAAGATCACCCTCAAACCGGACGGGATTCCTGCGGAAGACCTGAAAGTACTGAAACCCGCGAACCGCTTCAAGAAGGACGGCGACACCTGGGTTTGGGATTTCAAAGACCTGGAACCCACGCTGGCGGATGACTTCGAAGTGGAGGCGACTCCGGAGGAACGCTCCTACATGCGGTCCGCCGCCAACCCGGGAAAGTATGAGGAACCTCTCGCCGACTACATCCAGCGGGCGGAAAAATGGTCGATGGCCCATACGAACTACACCATCGCCGCCAGTTCCACCCTCCCGGCCAGCGGGGACACGAACTACTCCGCCGGCAACCTGAAGAACCTCTGGAGC comes from the Luteolibacter sp. SL250 genome and includes:
- the nrdR gene encoding transcriptional regulator NrdR translates to MRCVQCGSLKDKVLDSRSSKDGTSIRRRRECLNCTYRYTTYEQIERTELRVVKRDGTREALNREKLMGGLIKACEKRPVSMDRLDRAVEEILTDLHKDHVSEVPSHIIGSKVMDKLHQIDPVAYVRYVSVYRQFEDVNEFIQEIQSLSRRATRDTMQRRLPL
- a CDS encoding TonB-dependent receptor; this encodes MRVSGTTSMKISRFLMFIPAAFLVPSVASAQTTPEAPELGEITVSASRLGESASDLAQPVTVLEGRDLLLNLEATLGETLATQPGVRSTYFGPASSRPVIRGLDGDRIRVLQNGLNTIDASATSFDHAVSFDPVSVSKIEVVRGPATVLFGPNAIGGVVNVTDNRIPSERIGEWVRGSVGTRASSADNGIASDFELEGGVGGFAWHLEGYKRNIEELEIPGYARSKRFRDANPGAPENDERGTLENSWFNTEGFSAGASYVWDGGYFGLAYSGFDTDYGSPVEKEVSIDMRQRRWDFHGAFYEPLQGIREIKYRFATSNYEHTEFEGPDPGTTFTNDGYDGRVELSHEKWGPLQGTFGYQVQRSDFEAVGDEKFLPHVLTHGHSAFLFEEMELSDHWRLEGGLRYDHTNAKASADVDFGPDRERNFDTLSGSLGIVFTPNDNYKVALSASWTERAPTYQELYAGGPHVATGAFEVGDDGLRTEKSLGFDLSFRKVTGSVTGAVTVFYNRFNDYIGLFPTGGVSLGGLPIYAYQATDAEFFGAEVETTFHLLGPVIAGETAEDHLNVDLRADYVQANDRKTGDPLPRISPFHASAALDYKKGAFGARLESVFSAHQAETADNELPTDSYVMFNAVLSYTITSGPVTTDLYIKGVNLTDEEAREHTSFLKDSVPLHGRGVVAGVKVNF
- a CDS encoding DUF4424 family protein: MKPWAVLSLLLTSTAPLLANGGGYLRGGITHAGDLTTFEPQATGNIRMVDEKLNIGFGKEEAKVEIHYLLRNQTKEKVKVRFGFPVEEVFDNDMIDEERTAHPEGNKAQVTPKYCQDYVITARDKKITAKWQGEEKQSEDERFKGIAGWLVSEITFEPDQEIPVSIRFRSGYVSEDWSVSDDSHRTASIFKYRLSSAAVWAGTIGNGKITLKPDGIPAEDLKVLKPANRFKKDGDTWVWDFKDLEPTLADDFEVEATPEERSYMRSAANPGKYEEPLADYIQRAEKWSMAHTNYTIAASSTLPASGDTNYSAGNLKNLWSEDAWSEGAKGPGIGEWLEVKPQVPKPLTAISIIPGYVKEDDLFKANARPREILIELNEEHQFTVEIPDSPELFEFPVTGYNKPVNTVKLTFQNVWKGSRHEDLCVTGLRLHVALDKAPKIQPAR